From a single Triplophysa rosa linkage group LG1, Trosa_1v2, whole genome shotgun sequence genomic region:
- the LOC130561613 gene encoding zona pellucida sperm-binding protein 3-like: MGLVACFSVEFLLFLAVVLSVEQWSGFQQGQAPVRFQQQQTSTSASQQAPQGSAYFQASRTGMSSMVDPWRLIQEGNSQSKQLMQGPVAPLTWQYPLMPEEPLMPEVPFELRTPSPSVSVAARCGENFVQVEVKKDFYGNGQFVDPAFLSLGGCGAVGEDPDAQILIFETELQTCGSSLTMTADALVYTFTLRYTPETVGGTPIVRAEAAVVPIECHYPRLHNVSSNALIPAWVPFAATRVGEEVLVFSLKLMTDDWMFERPANQYFLGQFMYFEASMKQYNHVPLLIFIDECVATAVPDVNTVPRYSFVENHGCMVDAKLTGSPSRFMRRVQNDKLQFQLEAFRFQQAGSGSVYVTCALKAVIASTPTNPESKACSFANGWTSADENDQVCMCCDSTCGYSRKGRSLSDSGLVSEGEATIGPIVISE; encoded by the exons ATGGGGCTGGTAGCTTGCTTTTCTGTTGAGTTTCTGCTGTTTTTAGCAGTTGTATTGTCTGTGGAACAGTGGTCAGGGTTTCAACAAGGCCAGGCTCCAGTAAGATTCCAACAACAGCAGACATCAACTTCAGCTTCTCAGCAAGCTCCACAAGGATCAGCATATTTCCAGGCTTCAAGGACTGGAATGTCTTCTATGGTAGATCCATGGAGACTTATTCAAGAAGGCAACTCTCAATCCAAGCAGCTGATGCAGGGTCCTGTGGCACCATTGACCTGGCAGTATCCCCTAATGCCTGAAGAGCCCCTGATGCCTGAAGTGCCCTTTGAGCTACGGACACCTAGTCCTTCTGTGAGCGTAGCAGCACGATGCGGGGAGAACTTTGTGCAGGTTGAGGTTAAGAAAGATTTCTATGGCAACGGTCAGTTTGTAGACCCTGCCTTCCTAAGTTTGGGAGGCTGTGGAGCTGTAGGGGAAGATCCTGATGCTCAAATTCTTATCTTTGAAACTGAGCTCCAGACATGTGGCAGTTCTCTGACG ATGACTGCTGATGCGCTTGTGTACACATTCACTCTACGCTACACTCCTGAGACTGTAGGTGGAACTCCCATCGTGAGAGCAGAAGCAGCTGTTGTTCCAATTGAGTGTCATTATCCGAG GTTGCACAATGTAAGCAGCAATGCGTTGATTCCTGCTTGGGTTCCGTTTGCTGCAACAAGAGTTGGAGAGGAGGTTCTTGTCTTTTCTCTCAAGCTTATGACTG ATGACTGGATGTTTGAGAGGCCTGCCAATCAATATTTTCTGGGTCAGTTTATGTACTTTGAAGCTTCCATGAAACAGTACAACCATGTTCCTTTGCTTATTTTCATCGACGAGTGTGTGGCTACTGCGGTCCCTGATGTGAACACCGTTCCAAGATATTCTTTTGTTGAGAATCACGG GTGCATGGTTGATGCAAAGCTTACAGGTTCACCTTCCCGTTTCATGCGCCGAGTTCAGAATGACAAGCTGCAGTTTCAGTTGGAGGCATTCAGGTTTCAACAGGCTGGTAGTGGCTCG GTGTACGTTACATGTGCTTTGAAGGCTGTCATTGCTTCAACTCCCACTAATCCGGAGAGCAAGGCTTGCTCCTTTGCCAATGG TTGGACCTCTGCAGATGAAAATGATCAGGTGTGCATGTGCTGTGATTCCACGTGTGGCTACAGTAGGAAAGGGAGATCTTTGTCTGATTCAG GCCTGGTTTCAGAAGGTGAAGCAACTATTGGCCCTATTGTGATATCTGAATGA